The Macadamia integrifolia cultivar HAES 741 chromosome 4, SCU_Mint_v3, whole genome shotgun sequence genome contains the following window.
GTAGATCAAGACACCTCAACCCATACGCAACTTGCACCCAATGTATGTAGTTGAGTCGTAGTCAAACTCTAATAGATTGTAACCAAACGTAGATGAGTCCTTGATGAGTCCTAGTGGCTATAAACACTTACACGTGATTGAACGTGATTGATATATATACAATACAAAATCCTATCAAATATGATAAAGGAAATACAAAGAAAATGTCTCCTATTGGTGTACTATTTTATCTCTCGCCTATGACATCTTCTATGGTTGAAGGAGAACTCTCATTTTACTCTGGGGAatgttgaaaagtaaataaatgatATAAATGTGTTGTACCTGGAGCAGTTCATATGCTCTCTTTTGTCAACCATATCAAGTCAGTACGATTCAATACCGTACACTGCAGCCAAGTTAGCAAGTACATTAGGCATGCGCATGGCTCTGATCACTTTCtctaaggatgtgtttggtagctaaaagaaaagaagaaaagaaaagagtataaaaaatgtattttttttttttatttaaaaagttttctttgtgcttggcatgtctttcaattaaaagaagattttttttttgaatttcaaaattcactttgggaatgatagaattttcttttactaaaaaaaataatcttgccaaaaacataaggaaacaaaagaaaacacaaaaacatttcttttcttttcttctcttctaatgataactaaatatacatattttttctattttcttcccatttcatttcttttctattcttttcttctctttcctagattttttcttttcttttcttctccaggctaccaaacacagcctaaaagcCATTGAAAAAACACACAAGGAAAGAATTGTATAAATTGGAGTCTCTCGGTCAATTTGCTCTCTTAAAACAATTTATCAAATACAACTAAGCTCACACCCAAATCCCATTTGTCATGAATTTTCTATCATGCTGTAGGCGTAATAATAGCATTAATCCATAAGAAATCTGCCATTTCAAACATGTTTTCCAACTTGTAAACAAGTAATTAACAGAAACAAACATATCATTTAATTACTGCAACTTGTGAATACAGGGGGGCAGTTGATGCTGCAGTAAAACTAGAAATCAGATCAGATCTTTCCTGGACATAAACTAAGCAGACATATAAGTACATACATAAGCATTAGATGTGCCTGGTTACAACATAACCCAATATTTACAGGGCCTTACCAAATATTTCACTATGGCTTGAATGGACCTAGAATATTTACAACGCATATCACAACAGTTTTAAGTGGCGAAATCATGCCACCTTTTCAGAAACCACAAAACTCCCCGGGTTAATGGTGATGCTCTTGGTGCAGTTATCAGTTTTATAAATGCCAACAAGTCGATCCGCCAACTCAAACATATTGTTTCTCAGACTGTAAACAGCACAAATACAACCAAAATAGTAAGGAAAAGTAAATGTATTCAATTAGTTAATAATCTATAAGTTGGGATTAGGCtgattttttattgttgttgttgttagttAATGATCTATGACTGTGACCTCATTACCTGATAATTATAAATTGTGCATCTTTTGTACGGTCCTTCACATAATGGCCTACGATAGAAACATTTTTGAAATCTGCAAGACAACAAAAACAAGTGAATAAAAGGAAACTGAGTAAATTTTACAGAATTAAACTAGCTGAAGAGTTGAAAGTACCCAAAGCAGCATCAATCTCATCCATAACATAAAGTGGAGTCGGTTTGTAGTGATGGAGCGCAAACACAAGAGCTAATGAGCTGAGtgtctaaaaaaagaaaaaaatccattcaGTCAATAGTACTAAAACCATATACAACTAATATTTCAACTCAATATACAAATTGATAAGGTATAATGACAAGGTATATCTGAATATCCTTTTCATTCAATGTTTAACAGACCTTCTCACCACCGGAGAGGTTTGCAATGTTTTTCCAGCTTTTCTTTGGAGGTCTAACACTAAAAACAACACCCTCTGAAAAAGGATCCAAAGAGTCAACTAGCTCCAACTCTGCATCACCCCCTAGTGTGATCATCTGCAGCAAGCATATTATTCAAACTCGTTACTCCAAACTAAATCAGCCAGCAGAAAACACAGGAATGCTCTTCCTTTAGATGTTGATCTTCCCAAACAGTAACAATTTAATGTTGGACTATCAGTGAGCAATGTCTGATAGAGAATTAGTTAGGGGCATCAACATTAACATATTAGGTAACACAATTCACAAACCTGATACATTTCCTTCAATTTCAAGGATATTGTGTTGAATCCTGCCATGAACTCATCTAACCTGAATTCATGATCAATATTATCAGATGAGAGTTAGTTACAGAACAGGGGAGAAGGATGCAAACACATTAGATAttctaaaaaatcaataatagaGAGGAAACAGAATCTAATTCTTTAATTTACCAATTATATACTCATTACCCATCTACTATACTATAGACTATAGGGGTATATCTCTAGATACCCAGACGGATAAATATGAATCATGGTAATTTTTCGAAACAGAAAATCAACTCTTATCAATCAATCaaatttttagaattgaaaattgaataaATATAAAGAATATACTTGCCTTATTTTCTTGAATTCATCATATTGCTTCTTTAGATCATCACGTTGTTGAGTCACTGTATTCAGCTCTGCAACCCGTTCAGTGTACAAAGAAGCTTTTCTCCGGTACCTGTGAAAATAATAAAGACAATTTTTTTGAgtgaataatatatatataagggaagaaaaaggggggtggggatgTACAAGGCCAATTAtgccaaagaaaaaggagagaacaCCTAAGGGCTAGGGTGGGAGTCAAGATAGACAAAGGCAATCTccaagagacaacaatgagcatgttccTTAGGGAATCAGTAACTGTGTTGGGAGGATGGATAAAGGAGAGCTTGGAggtgacatcaaagaagatggaattCCAAATTTTATCCAAGGATCTGGGGTTGGAAGTCCATCCAAAGAGGTTgctctccatccaaatgtgggtAATCGTGGCAGCGAAGGCTAGCTTCCCAACAGTATCACAAATAGATCTCCCAGCAAAATTCATAggtccaaatccattctctctcAAGGGGAAGGGGATTTCTCCTAGCAGGCCAACAATTGGCAAAGACACACACTTCCagatggaagaagagaaagggcaTCCAAAAAATAAGTGGTTACTATCCTCAAGAGCCATTCAAACACAGGCAGCAAGAGGGAAAACAAATAAATGGCTATAAAAGAGGAAGGCTTGGGAGGGCTGTTAGAGCAGACAAGGTTCCATACGGAGGAAGGGGAACAAATGGTTTTATCTGCTCTGATCAAAGGGGGAAGGTGGGGGAGGGACTTCCAAAAGGAATACATAGAGGAAAtgtaggggggggggggggggggggggggggaccaagATCCATTGTAGATGATAGAGGAGACGGGAAATTCTGGGAGTGCCAAAAGAGTAAACAGCTCTAGGACCAACAAGGAGAGTAAGCACCTAACCGGGTGCCGGTTGTCAAGTTAGAAAGATGTGTCAACTCCATGGCATCAGAGGCAAAGGGCCTAATAGCAAGGAGCTTGCGCCACGGCCGGGAGGAATTGGGCTTGACTGACGCAGTCCAGAGAGAATCATTACAGAGAAGGGAGGAGTAGGCCTAAGAGACCCAGATATTGGGTTGCATAGTGACCAACTTCCAGATGAGTTTAAGGATGCTAGCAGAGTTGGCATCCTTGATTCTACTCAAGATGAGGCCTCCTTCAGATAAGGGAAGGCAAACGGAGGACTAATGGAGGGGACGGAGAAATTTTGCTGAATTGGAACCTTTCCACAGAAATGTGCAGAAGAGGAATTCAATGGACTTGCAGAAGGATTTGGGCAATTGgaacatggtttcaagtatcggtattgtatcggtatcgaCTGAGACCGATCCCCAATCCTTGACCAATCCAGATTGGTTATTCGtattgtttcaggggtaaaacaataaaaataaaaaataaaaacttactttttctgaaaaataagggGCATAAGTGACCGATAGCCACCAATCCTCTCTGAGACCTATCCGGATCTACCGATActgagaactaaatccatgagtTGGAAGACTCCCGACCAACAGATATAAGAGGATTGAAGGACAGATCGGATAAGCACCAGATGACCTACATACGAGAGAAGCTTGCCTTCCATAGTTGGAGTCTTTTGCTGATCTGATTCAACATGGGGGCACAGTGGTGGGCAATAATCCTGGAGGAGATGAGGGGGAGGCCGAGATACTTAACAGGCAAAGAGCCTACTAAGAACCTAGTAAGCTCAAGCAAACAAGCTTTATTGGAGTCAGACACCCATAAGGAAGAAACGGGATTTAAGAAGATTTACCCAAAGGCCAGAAAGGGATTCAAAGTAGAGAAGAATGGACATAACGGAGGAAATAGAGACCTCATCTTCTTTAGACAATAAAGACCAATTAGTTTAAGCAATTAGAACGAACTGGAGAAATAATCCACATTAATATTTAACACGAAaacatagaaaaatgaaaatacataCTCTGAGATAGAATCAAGATTCGGATTCATTTCTTTAAGTTGTGCTTCAAGCAATGCTACAATTTCCAAGGCCCTTTTCAGGTCACAAGCCTCAGCTAATGTCCCATCCATCAGCGTTGCTTGTACCATTTCATGATCTACGGCATCTATTTGAATTCTGCAACCACAAAATGCTCTAATAaaccatgaaagaaaaaatacagtTCCTATCGTGACTAGAAATACTCCATTCAACAGTGCTTACTGCTCCATATGTTTTGTAAGTTCATTTTGTAGGTCATCTAGCCTTTTCTTGTACCCTTTCCCTTTCATTTCCCATTCCTTTAGAAGCTTCTTCATATCTTGTAATTTATAATCAATATCAACCTGTACCATACACAATTAATTAAGAAATTTGGAggcagaagaaagaagaagccaGATAAAGGGACATAAAATGGAAAGTCTGCCGGTCGTTCAAACCTCTGAAGCCCGCAAGTCATCCACAGTTTTCTTCAGGTTGTTGTATTCTGTTTTTGCTTTGTCCAGTACATCTTTATGTTGATCAATGATCTGTACATTGTACAACagaaatcataaatataatattatataaaaTCAGCTCAATCACGTAATGTACATTGCTGTCTGCTAAACAACCTCCTGTGTTTTTTTGTAATTCTCTTGTACTGCAAATGCTTTTTGTTCTATCTCTTTGAAAGTAGCCATCAGTTTTTCCTTCTCCTCAAcagctttttctttttcttttttcgaatCTTCAATCCCCCTTTTCAacttcttttccattttctgaCCAGTCACAATCTGAACTTTGTGACGGTTGATCTCTGTGCTGCTCTTATCAATATCCTGATGAGTGATACTTGTTAGTGTAAATCCTTTTGGAGGGTTTGGCATTGATTCGgtgatgtatatatatatatacttacaGACTGGATTTTCTTGACTTTCGCCTTTTGCAACTTCAATTTTTCACCACCGGCATTTTCTATTTTCCTCTGAAGCTCAAAAGCCTGAAAAGCATTATAAAAAAAGGTAACAAAATCCTTATCTGAAAGGCATGAACTTCTCCACGATTCTGTTTCAATCAGCAAGAAACGGAAAATCCACCAGTGTTTTTGCGCAAATGGCCCCACGCttgaataaagaagaaaggttgGAACATTTGGTTGGCAGCCAACGTTGTAAAACATCAACCAGACCCTTTAGAAATGAGCTAATAAAGATGTTgggatggatgagtggtaaaacaaagaaaagataaagcAAGGAATGAACACATTTCAGGCAATTTAGGAACAGTTacaatacatgataagttgcaaGATAAACCATTTGAGGTAGCATAGACATGTGCAACATACGACCTTTGAATGCACCAGTGAGGAGTAATATGATTCAGAGGAGCTAAAAGTGTGAAGGCTTGTGAGAACAGGCATACATGGATAAGGGCAGGCAACTTGTATAGCTTTCAATCGAGTGGAATGGAAAAACAGGATCCAAGTGGCTGTCCTTATTTAGTTAAAATAAGGCTTATTTGATTTGAGTTGAGTAGAATCAGCAAGAAATGTAAAGTATAAATCATGGTTTTTCAGGACCCATAGAAAACAACGACAATAAGCCATTACATTCAGTCAAGAATTGTTCAAAGCAATTGCAATCCATGATGATGAATGAAATTTTACTACACACCCACCTTCTCCTTCAGCTGTTTAGAGCCCTCAGTAAGTCTCCTAAGCTCCTTTTCTTCAATAGATATAATGTTGTTTAACTCCTCCAGTCTATCAAGTTCATCCTGCCTTGGTTGTGAAGCAGCTTTTAGAGAACCAAGTTGTTTTTCTATGTAACTGTATTGAGCATTCAAACTCTCCACCTGCGTAAAAATGACAATGAACAATTTCATCAAGGTCTTACTAAACAAAATTGATTAAAAGCAAGCATTATAAAATCGACACTCATTTTTCACCTCCTTGTCGCCttttgccaattccatttccaaATGAGAAACAGATTTTTCTGCTTGCCGATAATGCATCATTGCATCAGCAATCTTCTGGCGTACACTCGATAGCTGATCAACCAGCTTAGCAAGATCATTCTCAGCATTTGCAACAGCTTCTCCCGAAACACTGGTAGCTCGTATAGAAGTCCCCATCCTACCACCACGTGGCTTGCTTCCCCCACCACTCATTGTCCCAGACTTCTCAAAGAGCGCACCATCAAGTGTCACCACACGCCGAAATTCATTGTTTCCACCATATGCAATTCTTGTTGCCTAACAAAATACACCAGAAGGGAATTGTTAACACTTGCAAATTGTTACTGAACAGCAAGTCAAAAGGACTCAAAGCACTAAGGTAGATAGTTCAAGTTTAAGTAGAGCAATTAACTTTTGATGAACTGAGGACTACACAGAGTCACACACATGAATATCTCCATGAAGATGGAGTCATTCTAACAAAAGTTAGAACCACCATGGTCCTACAGTGCAAAAACCAAGTTATTAATCTTTTAGAATGATCCAAGATACTCTTGTCATGTGCACTGGCTTCACATTTTGGAGTGTCTTAAACAGGGAAAAAAGCTTGGGAggatatattttcattttttttttaatcttagtGTTTTAGAGGGCAGACCTTggcgcaacggtaaggttggTCTATTGCGACATGgcggttgtgggttcgagtggggaaacagcctctcagcAAAGCGGGGGTACTGTGGCATACGTTATGACCCTCGCCAGAACCCGCAGTGACAGGAGCCTTTTGCACTGGATATGCCCTTTATCTTAGTGTGTTATGTAGAAACACTTCATATTATCTTTAAAGAAACCGAAGCCCCATGCTCTATATATAAAGAAAGTCTACTAGAATGATGGCCAGATCTCCACTCTGGATCACAAGGGTTTATCCAACAAATGGGACATGTGGATTCTGAATATCCATCAGGACTGTCCAACACTTAACCACAGGATAATGACAAATAAAAGAATATGGTCATCCTACTCCTAAACAAGAGAAAAGTTAAACACTGAACTCGAAATTGGAAGGATTAGATAAACTGGATGTTGGTTTCTTAGACACAAAACATTGTATAAAAATTGGATGCACAAAAAACTTTAGATATGAGTGTTTAGATTTTCATCTACTAACACAACAAACTTGAGACAAATGACAATGTTTGGATTGATTTCAAAGGTAGCACAACTTCTCTTAGACAGACCTTTACAACAAAAGTAAACCATTGATGAATGATCAACAGGTTACAATTCTAAAGTACACTTGCTATTTACCGCAAAGAAGAGttaatttgtgactttgtgcACCTATGTCTACTGTATGAGTGAGATTAGAACTTTCTTCCTCCCAGCTCGCCTAGTTGACCAGGGATTTTGGGGTCAGATTTAAGTGCTCTCTTTGGAAGGTAGCATGGCTGAGTTTTTTCTGTTGTTTCATACAATTGACAGAGGAGCCATCTATAGGCTCCCCAAGTAGTGAGACAAACCATTAATGTGGGAAAAGGGATGAAAAGGAATTAGATTTTGTCTTGAGCTAAGGATGGTCTAAGACCCCACTATTACTTGAAACTGACAGATAATTTGATTAGGGGTGAGATCATTCATGACCTGAAGTTCCTAAATATTGGTAACGAGACCAAAATGATATATGCAGAAAGTAGCAGAAATCTCTTACTGGGGCTTGGACTAAAGACTTCCCCCTTTACAACAAAGCAAAATGATCAATTCAACTAGTACATGAGTTaagtgcccccagaggcacCTTCAACTTTTTTGAGTTTCATGGCTTTGGACTTCTAAAGTTAAAACCTTCCCCAAAGTTCCCACTACTCTCAAAGTAATGATTACTAAAGGGCAGATTCTTAAGGACCCATTATATGCACCCAAGTAGGCCATTTTGGTTTTGGGAGCCATTGCAAGGATGTAGACCCACCTTCTTGTCATTGGCTCACTTATGGGCTAAgaaaattttggtcattttgtgACCACAAGGATGTGGAATAGACTTGTAAGTCCACAAGATTTAAGTTCTATGGATGTGATGCCCATTTGGTGGGCCTGGATCTGTTTCATTGGTGAAGGACCCATTTGAAGCCAAGGGCTGCATAATATTTTATTCCTATAGACCATAGATGCACATTCAATAGCATGAACGATTTTTCACAGTTTGCATTCTAACATTATATAGATGTTGTTGTTTCACGTCTGTTGCTATCTTTAATTATTTCCTTATCcaaaagaatgaaataaaataagatcTATGTCCACCAAACATTATAAGCTGCACCTGTCCAAAATGAACCATAAAACAGTATCATGTATTTGGAAATATATTTGAAAGAAGCCAAAGCACATGAGCACAGTGATATTGAGATGTCATGTCAGAATAGAATCCATATAACATCTCTATCCACATTTTACTGGCATAAATGCCTAGGGTTCCAGACTTAATCATGGTAAGATTTCATTCATGCTCTCCGGTTTTTTGGTTATGAATTGTTAAGCATCTTCCCTCTTTTGCTCCTTTATTTTTCACCGGCCTGCCCCTTCCTACATGACTTATGGGTTTTAGATTggaaaataagaggaaagagataaaATCACTAGTATGATGTGTAATTTCTTACAGAAGTTTTAAAGCAAACTATATTTTTATCAGTTTTTactatcttcttccttctcaaaTGTAACAAAGTATTACCATATTTCTAAATGAAATTGTGGTTGTCTTGGAAACAAGGTCTTGCTGTATACAAAGTGCTGTCGAACTCGAATTTTATGTAACAAAACTATGTTATACACTTCAAGGAAGAACAATGAACATTTAGTAAATATTAAGAGATTGTAATCAACCTGATCCAGGTCTTTAGCTACAACTGTGTTCCCCATTGCCGCAAAGAAGGCCAGCTTCATCCGGTCATCCTGAACTTTGACTAGATCAAAAAGGCGTGGAACTCCTTCAGGAGTAGTGACTTTTTCCTTCAACTTGGATAAATGATTCATTTGTTTTTCCTGGacaatgaaatagaaaaaagaaacttttggcTCTGTGGACGATCGACAGCAACATGAATGGTTCTAGCAAAAAATTAGTTTACTGCTAATTGGCTTGCATATAATGTAAGATAGCATAATGCACATGCTAGAACTAAGACCACTTGCATTTATTTTGAGACATGTGGATGGGCAATGTGGCCAATATGAATACACATCCATTGGCTAGGTAGATAGAGGTGCCAACCTGATTAagccatgtgtcaaatttaGTAGTCCAACTCAATCATATGGCCCACATCCTATTTGACTTATCACTAGTATATTCAGCCCTTAAACTGTACTCCCTTATCTTGAGTTGTAAATTATTTGTTCAAGCTTCTTTCTACAACATATAAACtccatttggtttgaatttgaCAGGTGGATAGAGAATGGGCCCACTTGTGCCATACTCATAAAATGGATCTGTGCTCGTGATGGCATAACAAGCATTGCCCTTTCAAATCACTATTTAAACATTCCTAATTTGCATTAGTTTTAAAGTGAAAGGAATCTGTCACTTGTTAATTTAGCAGGAGTAAATCAATAGGTAATTAGTGTTCTCTGGCTGTTTGTGACTGGTACTCCTACATTTtcgcccccccaaaaaaaaagatttgacaTGCTTTATTTATTCTAAACCTGCAGGATTTAACTATACATCTCTGACACCTATTCAGAGTCTTCTCAGGCTGTTAGTATACGAAGTGTATTTTTTGGACTGTAatgtaggggtgcaagtttggccctgacggcccgAACCCACCCTTGGCCCACCCTAATTCCAAACAAATACCGACCTGAAAATTTTAGCCCTGAGGGCAGGCCCGACCCTAAAATTTCTAACcatgagtcagggtcagggagGGTAAGGGTTGATGCCTTTGGCCCGCCCAGCCCTAAACCCGGCCCTAATTTTTTTACCCTTGACTTTTACCCTTGACTTTTGCCCCTGACTTTTGCCCTGACCCGGCCTTGGTTTTTACCCCTGATGTTGActttagattttttgttttcttaggatgttctcctctttgttcaacatgacaagggttttgagatcttcggattgtttgccttattaagatgatctctttgtttatcatgataaataattgaatttttttggattattcGCTTTCTtagatgatctcctctttgtttaccataatagttggagttatttgtattgtttgaatatttgctctaggatgttctcctcatgacaagtaatttgtggccttttttttttcttttttaatttatctcctctttattatgaatattttttatttttatattttgcagggtcaggaTCAAGGTATATACCGGGGCCTTGATGGAAAACTAGGGTCAATCAGGATCATCCCagcccgaccctgaaaaatcagggccaatcagggcgggtaaggtTTGGGTTGAACCTTgaagggttgggcttgggttgaagttttgcggccttgagtcaaggtcagggcgtgtttgggcccaattaaggagactcagggttgggctagggttttaagaagcccggcccaacccgaccctgttgcacccctactgTAATGTATATCTCAGTGCCACCACGCAACATGGTTACACCAAGCTTTATGATGGTGATTCCAGTAATCACCGAGGCACGTAAACTAGGCTAGCAAAATTCAATATTATATATCAAATAGAGagtctaaaataaataaaatgtgtcATTAAGTATAGATAGGAAATGATAACTTGTAAAAGCATCTCTGATCTTCttttaaccccccccccaaagtaTGTCTACCTATTTCAGAACACATTATCAAAAGCTAGGTGCATTGAAAATGTAGATCGATGGCGGAGATCTGCCGAGATTTTATCTTTATCAAGCCAGCTAAGAAGGCAATCAATTAGCACTAATTTGTGTCATAATCAACAGCCATTTTGGGCTCCACAGCCAGCTTATATGGTAAAGAGTTTGGATATAAATCAGGTAATATTTGCAACTTGCATGGAGGAGATTTATTTCCATATTTAAAAGAGATAATTGACAAGAA
Protein-coding sequences here:
- the LOC122077070 gene encoding structural maintenance of chromosomes protein 4 encodes the protein MGLPSEFAEECLTGDSESNCRGSSKPRLFIKEMVMRNFKSYAGEQRVGPFHKSFSAVVGPNGSGKSNVIDAMLFVFGKRAKQMRLNKVSELIHNSTNHQNLDSAGVSVHFQEIIDLDDGNYETVQGSDFVITRVAFRDNTSKYYINDRGSNFTEVTRKLKGKGVDLDNNRFLILQGEVEQISLMKPKGQGPHDEGFLEYLEDIIGTNKYVEKIEESYKQLETLNEKRSGVVQMVKLAEKERDNLEDVKNEAEAYMLKELSLLKWGEKATKLASEDATSHVVELHANVSNLEENLKNEREKIQENAKTLLDLEGVHNKYMKQQEELDDNLRTCKDEFKEFERQDVKYREDLKHIKQKIKKLEDKLVKDSSKIEEILKECDESTNLIPKLEEDVPKLQQCLLNEEKILEEIKEGAKVEAESYRSELAEVRAELEPWEKLLIDHKGKLDVASNESQLLKEKHKAGLVAFDDAQKQMNEIKDKIKVKSTSIVKLQSDSEKYKKEASEARQVEQDCLREQELLIPLEQTARQNVAELLSTMESEKSQGSVLKAILQAKESNQIEGIYGRMGDLGAIDAKYDIAISTACPGLDYIVVEKTSAAQACVELLRRKNLGVATFMILEKQMNHLSKLKEKVTTPEGVPRLFDLVKVQDDRMKLAFFAAMGNTVVAKDLDQATRIAYGGNNEFRRVVTLDGALFEKSGTMSGGGSKPRGGRMGTSIRATSVSGEAVANAENDLAKLVDQLSSVRQKIADAMMHYRQAEKSVSHLEMELAKGDKEVESLNAQYSYIEKQLGSLKAASQPRQDELDRLEELNNIISIEEKELRRLTEGSKQLKEKAFELQRKIENAGGEKLKLQKAKVKKIQSDIDKSSTEINRHKVQIVTGQKMEKKLKRGIEDSKKEKEKAVEEKEKLMATFKEIEQKAFAVQENYKKTQEIIDQHKDVLDKAKTEYNNLKKTVDDLRASEVDIDYKLQDMKKLLKEWEMKGKGYKKRLDDLQNELTKHMEQIQIDAVDHEMVQATLMDGTLAEACDLKRALEIVALLEAQLKEMNPNLDSISEYRRKASLYTERVAELNTVTQQRDDLKKQYDEFKKIRLDEFMAGFNTISLKLKEMYQMITLGGDAELELVDSLDPFSEGVVFSVRPPKKSWKNIANLSGGEKTLSSLALVFALHHYKPTPLYVMDEIDAALDFKNVSIVGHYVKDRTKDAQFIIISLRNNMFELADRLVGIYKTDNCTKSITINPGSFVVSEKVA